From a single Calothrix sp. NIES-2098 genomic region:
- a CDS encoding AMP-dependent synthetase and ligase, whose protein sequence is MTKQLSLEQIIACGIARETAAAMLPQINRWLSSLPAAECWQQFTRHILKSDQPFDFHELLYKSAGQPPAWFPTEEQIQSTNIAALMKQLNVDSYAELHAWSTQHRGEFWEMMIQRLGIRLHKPYSRIVDLSGGVESPQWLVDARLNIVESCLLADENAPAIIFQEEGGSLSTLTYKELHSLTNRVANGLVTAGFVPGDAIAIAMPMTAESVAIYLGIIKAGCVVVSIADSFAAAEIAIRLHISEAKAIFTQDYIWRCSKQLPLYSKVVDANAPRAIVLGTSVELRSNDLTWKEFLSNEEEFEAFSANPAAYKNILFSSGTTGVPKAIPWTQTTPIKCAADGHLHQDIHAGDVVAWPTNLGWMMGPWLIYASLINRATIALYYGTPTERGFGEFIQNARVTMLGVVPSLVSVWKTTACMQGLDWSSIKAFSSTGECSNPQDMLFLMSLAGYKPIVEYCGGTEIGGAYITSTLVQPSAPATFTTPALGLDLAIVDEEGHPADKGEAFIVAPSIGLSTELLNKDHHQVYFANTPQSSLRRHGDRIERLANGYYRAQGRVDDTMNLGGIKVSSVEIEQIVNSVEGICEAVAIAFSPPEGGPSQLAIYAVVENHLQQNKELLKNSLQTAIRQQLNPLFKIQDIVIVDTLPRTASNKVMRRVLREHYQAVLASYKLV, encoded by the coding sequence ATGACAAAGCAGTTATCGCTAGAACAAATTATCGCTTGCGGTATAGCAAGAGAAACGGCTGCCGCAATGCTACCACAAATCAATCGGTGGTTATCCTCACTGCCTGCCGCAGAGTGCTGGCAGCAATTCACGCGCCACATCTTGAAATCTGACCAACCTTTTGACTTTCACGAACTTCTTTATAAAAGCGCCGGACAGCCTCCCGCTTGGTTTCCCACGGAGGAGCAAATTCAGTCAACCAACATCGCGGCGTTGATGAAACAGCTAAATGTGGATTCCTACGCAGAACTGCACGCTTGGTCAACTCAGCATCGTGGCGAGTTCTGGGAGATGATGATTCAACGATTAGGTATCCGCTTGCACAAGCCATACAGTAGAATTGTTGACCTGTCGGGTGGTGTGGAGTCTCCGCAATGGCTGGTGGATGCGCGGTTAAATATAGTTGAGAGTTGTTTGTTGGCAGATGAAAATGCCCCAGCCATTATCTTTCAAGAAGAAGGTGGTTCGCTGTCTACCCTCACCTATAAAGAACTCCACAGTTTAACTAACCGCGTCGCCAATGGATTGGTGACAGCTGGCTTTGTTCCTGGGGATGCGATCGCGATTGCTATGCCGATGACTGCTGAATCGGTGGCGATTTATTTAGGTATTATCAAAGCTGGCTGTGTGGTGGTTTCCATTGCTGACAGTTTTGCGGCGGCGGAAATTGCCATACGGTTGCATATATCTGAGGCAAAAGCTATCTTTACGCAAGACTATATTTGGCGTTGCAGTAAGCAATTACCTCTTTATTCCAAAGTAGTGGATGCCAATGCACCAAGAGCGATCGTCCTGGGAACTTCTGTAGAATTGCGTTCTAACGATCTAACTTGGAAAGAATTTCTGAGCAACGAAGAAGAATTTGAAGCTTTTTCTGCCAATCCTGCGGCTTACAAGAATATCCTCTTCTCCTCCGGTACTACAGGAGTCCCGAAAGCAATTCCTTGGACGCAAACCACCCCGATTAAATGCGCTGCGGATGGACATTTACATCAAGATATCCATGCTGGTGATGTCGTAGCCTGGCCGACTAATTTAGGGTGGATGATGGGGCCGTGGCTGATTTATGCCAGCTTAATTAATCGCGCCACCATTGCTCTTTACTATGGCACACCCACAGAAAGGGGATTTGGCGAGTTTATTCAAAATGCGCGCGTGACGATGCTGGGTGTAGTGCCAAGTTTAGTCAGCGTTTGGAAAACTACCGCCTGTATGCAAGGGCTTGATTGGAGCAGTATCAAAGCCTTCAGTTCTACTGGTGAATGTTCTAATCCCCAAGATATGCTGTTTTTGATGTCTCTAGCAGGCTACAAACCAATTGTAGAGTACTGCGGTGGTACAGAAATTGGCGGGGCATACATCACTAGTACTCTGGTACAACCTTCTGCACCTGCAACTTTTACTACACCAGCTTTAGGGCTAGACTTAGCGATTGTGGATGAAGAAGGGCATCCTGCTGATAAAGGTGAAGCGTTTATAGTTGCTCCTTCTATTGGTCTTTCTACTGAGTTGTTAAACAAAGACCATCATCAAGTTTACTTCGCCAATACTCCTCAATCTTCGCTACGCCGTCATGGCGATCGCATTGAGCGTTTAGCTAACGGCTACTACCGCGCTCAAGGTCGAGTTGATGACACGATGAATTTAGGGGGTATCAAAGTTAGCTCAGTGGAAATTGAGCAAATTGTCAATTCTGTAGAGGGAATTTGTGAAGCTGTGGCGATCGCTTTTTCGCCTCCTGAGGGCGGGCCGAGTCAATTAGCGATCTACGCTGTAGTGGAAAATCATCTCCAGCAGAACAAAGAATTACTCAAAAATTCTCTACAAACGGCAATTCGCCAGCAACTCAATCCCTTATTTAAAATTCAAGACATCGTAATCGTTGATACATTGCCACGTACTGCATCCAATAAAGTCATGCGTCGCGTGCTACGCGAACATTATCAGGCTGTTTTAGCAAGTTACAAATTAGTCTGA
- a CDS encoding homogentisate 12-dioxygenase, with the protein MTYYYKLGKLPHKRHTQFHQPNGSLYHEELISIRGFSGVQSLLYHLRPPTQIEKILLEQRVEIPYEEPGALLHRHLRTATVDLGGDAIASRIPLMANTDVCISVARPTQPMHYWYRFAHGDEVLFIHDGSGILESQYGILRYNVGDYLVIPTGVMWRIIPDAGIEQRMLVIEAYGHIDPPARYLNRYGQFLEHSPYCERDIRPPDELITHDEAGEFEVRVKAQNQITSYLYRHHPLDVVGWDGHLWPFAFNIEDFEPITGRLHQPPPVHQTFEAPGFVVCSFVPRLFDYHPQAVPAPYNHSNVDSDEVIYYVEGNFMSRKGIDRASITVHPSGIPHGPHPGMYEGSIGKERTNELAVMIDTFRPLKLTKYALALEDKNYSYSWTSHLGEPVRS; encoded by the coding sequence ATGACTTACTACTATAAGTTGGGAAAACTACCACACAAACGACATACACAGTTTCATCAACCCAACGGTTCTTTATATCACGAAGAGTTAATTAGTATTCGCGGATTTTCTGGCGTGCAATCTCTGCTTTACCACTTGCGTCCGCCTACGCAAATTGAGAAGATTTTGCTGGAACAAAGGGTAGAGATTCCTTATGAAGAACCAGGTGCCTTATTACATCGACACTTACGCACAGCTACAGTAGATTTAGGTGGGGATGCGATCGCATCTCGTATTCCCCTAATGGCTAATACAGATGTCTGCATTTCGGTGGCGCGTCCTACCCAACCGATGCATTACTGGTATCGCTTTGCTCACGGTGATGAAGTACTTTTCATCCACGATGGTAGCGGTATATTAGAAAGTCAATATGGCATTCTGCGTTACAACGTTGGTGATTATTTAGTAATTCCCACAGGTGTAATGTGGCGGATAATTCCCGATGCGGGGATTGAGCAAAGAATGCTCGTTATTGAAGCCTACGGACATATTGACCCGCCAGCGCGTTACCTCAATCGTTACGGTCAATTCCTCGAACATTCTCCCTACTGCGAACGTGACATTCGCCCACCGGATGAGTTAATTACCCACGATGAAGCAGGAGAATTTGAGGTAAGAGTCAAAGCCCAAAATCAAATTACCAGTTACCTTTATCGCCATCATCCTTTAGATGTAGTTGGCTGGGATGGACATCTCTGGCCCTTTGCTTTCAATATTGAAGACTTTGAGCCAATTACAGGGCGACTGCATCAACCACCACCTGTACATCAAACCTTTGAAGCGCCAGGATTTGTGGTGTGTTCTTTTGTACCGCGCCTGTTCGATTATCATCCCCAAGCAGTTCCAGCTCCTTATAACCATTCCAACGTTGATTCAGATGAGGTCATCTATTACGTAGAAGGCAACTTTATGTCCCGCAAAGGAATCGATCGGGCATCGATTACCGTTCATCCTAGCGGCATTCCCCACGGCCCCCACCCAGGAATGTATGAGGGGTCAATTGGGAAAGAACGGACAAACGAACTGGCAGTAATGATTGATACTTTCCGTCCGTTGAAACTAACGAAGTATGCCTTAGCTTTAGAAGACAAAAACTATTCTTACAGTTGGACATCACATCTAGGAGAACCTGTACGCAGTTAA